A genomic window from Betta splendens chromosome 24, fBetSpl5.4, whole genome shotgun sequence includes:
- the arv1 gene encoding protein ARV1, which translates to MDKDVFRCVECNEKATELHRDYSNGILKLSICDSCQKPVDKYIEYDPVIILIDALLCKTQAFRHILFNTSLNIHWKLCVFCLLCEAYLRWSQLHGSEQSSDPADIIRYTKEWEFYGMFGLALLELSAYCGGVLWFVWLVVGRLQGGTVELSLFIRALLLSCYGKVLLIPAVIWEHDYSPLCLGLIKLFVLTSNSQAIRVTLNSSRRLSLLAVGFGLLTETCVARACNELPWSIQDAMSL; encoded by the exons ATGGATAAGGACGTGTTTAGGTGTGTTGAGTGTAACGAAAAAGCAACTGAACTACATCGGGATTATAGCAATGGGATTCTGAAGCTTTCAATATGC GATTCCTGTCAGAAGCCAGTCGATAAGTACATCGAGTACGACCCAGTCATCATCCTCATTGATGCCTTGTTGTGCAAGACACAGGCTTTTAGACACATTTTGTTCAACACGAGCTTGAAC ATCCACtggaagctgtgtgtgttctgcctgCTGTGTGAGGCCTACCTGCGCTGGTCCCAGCTCCACGGCTCTGAGCAGAGCAGCGATCCTGCAGACATCATCAGGTACACCAAGGAATGGGAGTTCTACGGCATGTTTGGACTGGCTTTGCTTG AGCTGTCGGCGTATTGTGGCGGTGTTCTGTGGTTCGTCTGGCTGGTGGTGGGTCGCCTGCAGGGTGGGACCGTGGAGCTCAGCCTGTTCATCAGAGCCCTGCTGCTGTCCTGCTACGGAAAGGTTCTTCTCATACCTGCTGTCATCTGGGAGCACGACTACTCCCCGCTCTGTCTGGGCCTCATCAAACTGTTTGTGCTCACCTCAAACTCACAGGCAATCAGAG TGACTCTGAACAGCAGCAGACGTCTCTCGCTGCTGGCCGTGGGTTTTGGCTTGCTGACAGAGACCTGCGTGGCTCGGGCCTGTAACGAGCTTCCATGGAGCATCCAGGACGCAATGTCGTTATAA
- the ttc13 gene encoding tetratricopeptide repeat protein 13 isoform X2: protein MAPTSRAAATALSLLYLCPAILSTEYFSSLTLFNNELHKQGCSSLSEWEEYATDCESSILQLEDPDCEEGSNPPCESVFSLNAEKILNQAKLFIEQKKVPFPIDDHNTNEELAIGYVLIGNGLYEEAIKHFSLLLQGDPELVSAIYGRGIAYGKKSLQDIKNADLALYELNRVIALEPNWPEVYEQRAEILSPLGRISEALGDLTKAIQLQPSARLYRHRGTLLFISEDYVAAMDDFQQSLELKKNQPIAMLYKGLTFFHRGMLKEAIETFKEALKLKSDFIDAYKSLGQAYRELGDFESAMESFQKALMLNQNHIQSLQLRGMMLYHHGSLQEAIGNFKRCLQLEPYNEVCQYMKGLSHVAMGQFYEGIKAQTKVMLNDPLLGQKASSEYLKVKYLREYSRYLHSHLDIPVAEYNVDQDLPGNFKNHWAKNLPFLIEDYEEQPGLQPHIKDVLPQNFESYSSDVQKLICTADHLGSLMQYDTPGFLANRRIHRAMGLATLEVMQAMHRTWSNSKVRVNGKTRQMQWRDMFDIAVKWRRIADPDQPVLWLDQMPARSLSRGFNNHINLIRGQIINIRYLAYFDNILDFIKDRILVYHGAYNPRGLLEVRQALEHVNKVEDLLPIMKFNSKTRDGFTVNSKVPSMKDPGKEYDGFTITITGDRVGNMLFSVETQTTEERTQQYQSEIESIYKDLTAKGKALMLSTELGDADAVCNLILSLVYYFCNLMPLSRGSSVVAYSVVMGALMATGKEVIGRIPKGKLVDFEAMTTPSPESFSKTAKSWMTLRSLPNWYQSLPSVAETFPTSRTMIEVLNADLSSHCPKKS, encoded by the exons ATGGCCCCCACCAGCCGGGCCGCCGCGACCGCGCTCTCGCTGCTCTACCTGTGCCCGGCGATCCTGTCCACCGAGTACTTctcctcactgacattgttcaaCAACGAGCTCCACAAGCAGGGATGCAGCTCGCTGTCCGAGTGGGAAGAGTACGCGACGGACTGCG AATCCTCAATTTTGCAGCTGGAGGACCCAGACTGCGAGGAGGGAAGCAACCCGCCATGCGAATCAGTCTTCTCACTTAACGCAGAGAAGATCCTG AACCAGGCCAAGCTTTTTATAGAACAGAAGAAAGTCCCCTTCCCCATAGATGACCACAACACAAACGAAGAACTTG CTATAGGCTACGTTCTGATAGGCAACGGCCTTTATGAAGAAGCCATCAAACATTTCTCTCTTTTACTACAG GGTGACCCAGAGCTGGTCAGTGCCATCTACGGGAGAGGAATCGCTTATGGGAAAAAAAGTTTACAA GACATAAAGAATGCAGACTTGGCGCTGTACGAGCTCAACAGAGTGATCGCGCTCGAGCCCAACTGGCCTGAGGTCTATGAGCAGAGAGCCGAG ATCCTGTCCCCTCTGGGCCGCATCAGCGAGGCCCTCGGCGATCTGACCAAAGCCATCCAGCTGCAGCCCTCAGCCCGTCTCTACAGGCACAGGGGAACGCTACTCTTCATTTCAGAG GACTATGTGGCAGCCATGGACGACTTCCAGCAGTCTCTAGAACTCAAGAAGAACCAGCCCATCGCTATGCTCTATAAAGGCCTCACCTTCTTCCACAGGGGAATGCTGAAG GAAGCCATCGAGACGTTTAAAGAAGCGCTGAAGTTGAAGTCTGACTTCATAGATGCATATAAGAGCCTAGGACAGGCCTACAG AGAGCTGGGCGATTTTGAGTCAGCGATGGAGAGTTTCCAGAAAGCCCTGATGTTGAACCAGAACCACATTCAGTCCCTCCAGCTCCGTGGCATGATGCTGTACCACCACGGCTCACTGCAGGAGGCCATCGGGAACTTTAAG AGGTGTCTTCAGTTGGAGCCCTACAACGAGGTGTGTCAGTACATGAAAGGGTTAAGTCACGTGGCCATGGGCCAGTTCTACGAGGGCATCAAAGCTCAGACTAAAGTCATGTTAAACGATCCCCTGCTGGGACAGAAGGCCAGCTCTGAATACCTCAAAGTGAAATACCTCAGAG AGTACTCTCGCTACTTGCACTCTCACCTGGACATCCCAGTAGCTGAGTACAACGTGGACCAGGACCTTCCAGGGAACTTTAAGAACCACTGGGCCAAGAACCTGCCTTTCTTAATAGAAGACTATGAGGAGCAGCCAGGCCTCCAGCCACATATCAA aGACGTGCTGCCACAGAACTTCGAAAGCTACAGCAGTGACGTTCAAAAGCTGATCTGCACCGCCGACCATCTGGGCTCGCTAATGCAATACGACACCCCTGGCTTCTTAGCTAACAGGAGAATACACAGAG CCATGGGCTTAGCGACCCTGGAGGTGATGCAGGCCATGCACCGAACGTGGAGCAACTCCAAAGTACGAGTCAACGGCAAAACCAGACAGATGCAGTGGAGAGACATGTTCGACATAGCTGTCAAATGGAGGAG GATCGCTGACCCAGACCAGCCGGTTCTATGGTTAGACCAGATGCCTGCCAGGAGTCTCAGTCGAGGCTTCAACAACCACATCAATCTCATTAG GGGGCAGATTATCAACATCAGATACCTGGCTTACTTTGACAACATTCTTGACTTCATCAAAGACAGAATCCTGGTGTACCATGG GGCCTACAACCCCAGAGGTTTATTAGAAGTCCGCCAGGCTCTTGAACATGTCAATAAAGTAGAAGATTTACTTCCTATAATGAAG TTCAACAGTAAAACCAGAGATGGCTTCACAGTCAACTCCAAGGTGCCGAGCATGAAAGACCCAGGAAAAGAGTACGATGGCTTCACCATCACTATCACCGGAGACAG GGTGGGCAACATGCTGTTTTCAGTAGAGACTCAGACCACAGAAGAGAGAACGCAGCAGTACCAGTCAGAGATCGAGTCCATCTACAAGGACCTGACGGCTAAAGGAAAAGCACTAATGTTGTCTACAGAACTAGGG GACGCAGACGCTGTGTGTAACCTCATCCTGTCCTTGGTCTATTACTTCTGCAACCTCATGCCCCTGTCCAGGGGGTCCAG TGTGGTGGCCTACTCCGTCGTGATGGGGGCTCTGATGGCCACAGGCAAGGAGGTCATTGGGAGAATCCCTAAAGGAAAG ctggtGGATTTTGAGGCCATGACCACGCCGAGTCCAGAGAGCTTCAGTAAAACAGCAAAGAGCTGGATGACTCTCAGGAG TTTACCAAACTGGTACCAGAGTCTTCCGTCTGTGGCAGAGACCTTCCCGACCAGCAGAACGATGATCGAGGTCCTCAATGCAGACTTGTCCTCACACTGTCCAAAGAAGTCTTAA
- the ttc13 gene encoding tetratricopeptide repeat protein 13 isoform X3, protein MAPTSRAAATALSLLYLCPAILSTEYFSSLTLFNNELHKQGCSSLSEWEEYATDCESSILQLEDPDCEEGSNPPCESVFSLNAEKILNQAKLFIEQKKVPFPIDDHNTNEELAIGYVLIGNGLYEEAIKHFSLLLQGDPELVSAIYGRGIAYGKKSLQDIKNADLALYELNRVIALEPNWPEVYEQRAEILSPLGRISEALGDLTKAIQLQPSARLYRHRGTLLFISEDYVAAMDDFQQSLELKKNQPIAMLYKGLTFFHRGMLKEAIETFKEALKLKSDFIDAYKSLGQAYRELGDFESAMESFQKALMLNQNHIQSLQLRGMMLYHHGSLQEAIGNFKRCLQLEPYNEVCQYMKGLSHVAMGQFYEGIKAQTKVMLNDPLLGQKASSEYLKVKYLREYSRYLHSHLDIPVAEYNVDQDLPGNFKNHWAKNLPFLIEDYEEQPGLQPHIKDVLPQNFESYSSDVQKLICTADHLGSLMQYDTPGFLANRRIHRAMGLATLEVMQAMHRTWSNSKVRVNGKTRQMQWRDMFDIAVKWRRIADPDQPVLWLDQMPARSLSRGFNNHINLIRGQIINIRYLAYFDNILDFIKDRILVYHGAYNPRGLLEVRQALEHVNKVEDLLPIMKQFNSKTRDGFTVNSKVPSMKDPGKEYDGFTITITGDRVGNMLFSVETQTTEERTQQYQSEIESIYKDLTAKGKALMLSTELGDADAVCNLILSLVYYFCNLMPLSRGSRKLSSSLH, encoded by the exons ATGGCCCCCACCAGCCGGGCCGCCGCGACCGCGCTCTCGCTGCTCTACCTGTGCCCGGCGATCCTGTCCACCGAGTACTTctcctcactgacattgttcaaCAACGAGCTCCACAAGCAGGGATGCAGCTCGCTGTCCGAGTGGGAAGAGTACGCGACGGACTGCG AATCCTCAATTTTGCAGCTGGAGGACCCAGACTGCGAGGAGGGAAGCAACCCGCCATGCGAATCAGTCTTCTCACTTAACGCAGAGAAGATCCTG AACCAGGCCAAGCTTTTTATAGAACAGAAGAAAGTCCCCTTCCCCATAGATGACCACAACACAAACGAAGAACTTG CTATAGGCTACGTTCTGATAGGCAACGGCCTTTATGAAGAAGCCATCAAACATTTCTCTCTTTTACTACAG GGTGACCCAGAGCTGGTCAGTGCCATCTACGGGAGAGGAATCGCTTATGGGAAAAAAAGTTTACAA GACATAAAGAATGCAGACTTGGCGCTGTACGAGCTCAACAGAGTGATCGCGCTCGAGCCCAACTGGCCTGAGGTCTATGAGCAGAGAGCCGAG ATCCTGTCCCCTCTGGGCCGCATCAGCGAGGCCCTCGGCGATCTGACCAAAGCCATCCAGCTGCAGCCCTCAGCCCGTCTCTACAGGCACAGGGGAACGCTACTCTTCATTTCAGAG GACTATGTGGCAGCCATGGACGACTTCCAGCAGTCTCTAGAACTCAAGAAGAACCAGCCCATCGCTATGCTCTATAAAGGCCTCACCTTCTTCCACAGGGGAATGCTGAAG GAAGCCATCGAGACGTTTAAAGAAGCGCTGAAGTTGAAGTCTGACTTCATAGATGCATATAAGAGCCTAGGACAGGCCTACAG AGAGCTGGGCGATTTTGAGTCAGCGATGGAGAGTTTCCAGAAAGCCCTGATGTTGAACCAGAACCACATTCAGTCCCTCCAGCTCCGTGGCATGATGCTGTACCACCACGGCTCACTGCAGGAGGCCATCGGGAACTTTAAG AGGTGTCTTCAGTTGGAGCCCTACAACGAGGTGTGTCAGTACATGAAAGGGTTAAGTCACGTGGCCATGGGCCAGTTCTACGAGGGCATCAAAGCTCAGACTAAAGTCATGTTAAACGATCCCCTGCTGGGACAGAAGGCCAGCTCTGAATACCTCAAAGTGAAATACCTCAGAG AGTACTCTCGCTACTTGCACTCTCACCTGGACATCCCAGTAGCTGAGTACAACGTGGACCAGGACCTTCCAGGGAACTTTAAGAACCACTGGGCCAAGAACCTGCCTTTCTTAATAGAAGACTATGAGGAGCAGCCAGGCCTCCAGCCACATATCAA aGACGTGCTGCCACAGAACTTCGAAAGCTACAGCAGTGACGTTCAAAAGCTGATCTGCACCGCCGACCATCTGGGCTCGCTAATGCAATACGACACCCCTGGCTTCTTAGCTAACAGGAGAATACACAGAG CCATGGGCTTAGCGACCCTGGAGGTGATGCAGGCCATGCACCGAACGTGGAGCAACTCCAAAGTACGAGTCAACGGCAAAACCAGACAGATGCAGTGGAGAGACATGTTCGACATAGCTGTCAAATGGAGGAG GATCGCTGACCCAGACCAGCCGGTTCTATGGTTAGACCAGATGCCTGCCAGGAGTCTCAGTCGAGGCTTCAACAACCACATCAATCTCATTAG GGGGCAGATTATCAACATCAGATACCTGGCTTACTTTGACAACATTCTTGACTTCATCAAAGACAGAATCCTGGTGTACCATGG GGCCTACAACCCCAGAGGTTTATTAGAAGTCCGCCAGGCTCTTGAACATGTCAATAAAGTAGAAGATTTACTTCCTATAATGAAG CAGTTCAACAGTAAAACCAGAGATGGCTTCACAGTCAACTCCAAGGTGCCGAGCATGAAAGACCCAGGAAAAGAGTACGATGGCTTCACCATCACTATCACCGGAGACAG GGTGGGCAACATGCTGTTTTCAGTAGAGACTCAGACCACAGAAGAGAGAACGCAGCAGTACCAGTCAGAGATCGAGTCCATCTACAAGGACCTGACGGCTAAAGGAAAAGCACTAATGTTGTCTACAGAACTAGGG GACGCAGACGCTGTGTGTAACCTCATCCTGTCCTTGGTCTATTACTTCTGCAACCTCATGCCCCTGTCCAGGGGGTCCAG GAAGCTTTCCTCTAGTCTGCATTGA
- the ttc13 gene encoding tetratricopeptide repeat protein 13 isoform X1, whose product MAPTSRAAATALSLLYLCPAILSTEYFSSLTLFNNELHKQGCSSLSEWEEYATDCESSILQLEDPDCEEGSNPPCESVFSLNAEKILNQAKLFIEQKKVPFPIDDHNTNEELAIGYVLIGNGLYEEAIKHFSLLLQGDPELVSAIYGRGIAYGKKSLQDIKNADLALYELNRVIALEPNWPEVYEQRAEILSPLGRISEALGDLTKAIQLQPSARLYRHRGTLLFISEDYVAAMDDFQQSLELKKNQPIAMLYKGLTFFHRGMLKEAIETFKEALKLKSDFIDAYKSLGQAYRELGDFESAMESFQKALMLNQNHIQSLQLRGMMLYHHGSLQEAIGNFKRCLQLEPYNEVCQYMKGLSHVAMGQFYEGIKAQTKVMLNDPLLGQKASSEYLKVKYLREYSRYLHSHLDIPVAEYNVDQDLPGNFKNHWAKNLPFLIEDYEEQPGLQPHIKDVLPQNFESYSSDVQKLICTADHLGSLMQYDTPGFLANRRIHRAMGLATLEVMQAMHRTWSNSKVRVNGKTRQMQWRDMFDIAVKWRRIADPDQPVLWLDQMPARSLSRGFNNHINLIRGQIINIRYLAYFDNILDFIKDRILVYHGAYNPRGLLEVRQALEHVNKVEDLLPIMKQFNSKTRDGFTVNSKVPSMKDPGKEYDGFTITITGDRVGNMLFSVETQTTEERTQQYQSEIESIYKDLTAKGKALMLSTELGDADAVCNLILSLVYYFCNLMPLSRGSSVVAYSVVMGALMATGKEVIGRIPKGKLVDFEAMTTPSPESFSKTAKSWMTLRSLPNWYQSLPSVAETFPTSRTMIEVLNADLSSHCPKKS is encoded by the exons ATGGCCCCCACCAGCCGGGCCGCCGCGACCGCGCTCTCGCTGCTCTACCTGTGCCCGGCGATCCTGTCCACCGAGTACTTctcctcactgacattgttcaaCAACGAGCTCCACAAGCAGGGATGCAGCTCGCTGTCCGAGTGGGAAGAGTACGCGACGGACTGCG AATCCTCAATTTTGCAGCTGGAGGACCCAGACTGCGAGGAGGGAAGCAACCCGCCATGCGAATCAGTCTTCTCACTTAACGCAGAGAAGATCCTG AACCAGGCCAAGCTTTTTATAGAACAGAAGAAAGTCCCCTTCCCCATAGATGACCACAACACAAACGAAGAACTTG CTATAGGCTACGTTCTGATAGGCAACGGCCTTTATGAAGAAGCCATCAAACATTTCTCTCTTTTACTACAG GGTGACCCAGAGCTGGTCAGTGCCATCTACGGGAGAGGAATCGCTTATGGGAAAAAAAGTTTACAA GACATAAAGAATGCAGACTTGGCGCTGTACGAGCTCAACAGAGTGATCGCGCTCGAGCCCAACTGGCCTGAGGTCTATGAGCAGAGAGCCGAG ATCCTGTCCCCTCTGGGCCGCATCAGCGAGGCCCTCGGCGATCTGACCAAAGCCATCCAGCTGCAGCCCTCAGCCCGTCTCTACAGGCACAGGGGAACGCTACTCTTCATTTCAGAG GACTATGTGGCAGCCATGGACGACTTCCAGCAGTCTCTAGAACTCAAGAAGAACCAGCCCATCGCTATGCTCTATAAAGGCCTCACCTTCTTCCACAGGGGAATGCTGAAG GAAGCCATCGAGACGTTTAAAGAAGCGCTGAAGTTGAAGTCTGACTTCATAGATGCATATAAGAGCCTAGGACAGGCCTACAG AGAGCTGGGCGATTTTGAGTCAGCGATGGAGAGTTTCCAGAAAGCCCTGATGTTGAACCAGAACCACATTCAGTCCCTCCAGCTCCGTGGCATGATGCTGTACCACCACGGCTCACTGCAGGAGGCCATCGGGAACTTTAAG AGGTGTCTTCAGTTGGAGCCCTACAACGAGGTGTGTCAGTACATGAAAGGGTTAAGTCACGTGGCCATGGGCCAGTTCTACGAGGGCATCAAAGCTCAGACTAAAGTCATGTTAAACGATCCCCTGCTGGGACAGAAGGCCAGCTCTGAATACCTCAAAGTGAAATACCTCAGAG AGTACTCTCGCTACTTGCACTCTCACCTGGACATCCCAGTAGCTGAGTACAACGTGGACCAGGACCTTCCAGGGAACTTTAAGAACCACTGGGCCAAGAACCTGCCTTTCTTAATAGAAGACTATGAGGAGCAGCCAGGCCTCCAGCCACATATCAA aGACGTGCTGCCACAGAACTTCGAAAGCTACAGCAGTGACGTTCAAAAGCTGATCTGCACCGCCGACCATCTGGGCTCGCTAATGCAATACGACACCCCTGGCTTCTTAGCTAACAGGAGAATACACAGAG CCATGGGCTTAGCGACCCTGGAGGTGATGCAGGCCATGCACCGAACGTGGAGCAACTCCAAAGTACGAGTCAACGGCAAAACCAGACAGATGCAGTGGAGAGACATGTTCGACATAGCTGTCAAATGGAGGAG GATCGCTGACCCAGACCAGCCGGTTCTATGGTTAGACCAGATGCCTGCCAGGAGTCTCAGTCGAGGCTTCAACAACCACATCAATCTCATTAG GGGGCAGATTATCAACATCAGATACCTGGCTTACTTTGACAACATTCTTGACTTCATCAAAGACAGAATCCTGGTGTACCATGG GGCCTACAACCCCAGAGGTTTATTAGAAGTCCGCCAGGCTCTTGAACATGTCAATAAAGTAGAAGATTTACTTCCTATAATGAAG CAGTTCAACAGTAAAACCAGAGATGGCTTCACAGTCAACTCCAAGGTGCCGAGCATGAAAGACCCAGGAAAAGAGTACGATGGCTTCACCATCACTATCACCGGAGACAG GGTGGGCAACATGCTGTTTTCAGTAGAGACTCAGACCACAGAAGAGAGAACGCAGCAGTACCAGTCAGAGATCGAGTCCATCTACAAGGACCTGACGGCTAAAGGAAAAGCACTAATGTTGTCTACAGAACTAGGG GACGCAGACGCTGTGTGTAACCTCATCCTGTCCTTGGTCTATTACTTCTGCAACCTCATGCCCCTGTCCAGGGGGTCCAG TGTGGTGGCCTACTCCGTCGTGATGGGGGCTCTGATGGCCACAGGCAAGGAGGTCATTGGGAGAATCCCTAAAGGAAAG ctggtGGATTTTGAGGCCATGACCACGCCGAGTCCAGAGAGCTTCAGTAAAACAGCAAAGAGCTGGATGACTCTCAGGAG TTTACCAAACTGGTACCAGAGTCTTCCGTCTGTGGCAGAGACCTTCCCGACCAGCAGAACGATGATCGAGGTCCTCAATGCAGACTTGTCCTCACACTGTCCAAAGAAGTCTTAA